In the Pungitius pungitius chromosome 5, fPunPun2.1, whole genome shotgun sequence genome, one interval contains:
- the LOC134129081 gene encoding uncharacterized protein LOC134129081, which translates to MTVVVYSHSYLFAQTFVSIHFVPPELPQSRVCKPQEVLSDHQQLCLQERNPSVDQEDPDPPQIKEEQEELCSSQEGEQLEPKQEADTFTLTPTCEETDHSDDETPFLNPDKSQSESEAEPPASTCTSSLDEEMDCERFVGPEPNISHESDSKDQKGVKRSLTSTKEPQQQILAPAVN; encoded by the exons ATgacggttgtagtttattcacacTCGTATTTATTCGCTCAAACGTTTGTTTCTATTCATTTTGTCCccccagagctcccacagtcacgtgtctgtaagccgcaggaggttctctctgaccaccagcagctgtgtctccaggagaggaaccccagtgtggaccaagaggacccagatcctccacagattaaagaggaacaggaggaactctgcagcagtcaggagggagagcagcttgaaccgaagcaggaggccgacacctttacgttgactccgacttgtgaggaaactgatcacagtgatgatgagactccgtttttgaatcctgacaaaagtcagagtgaatcagaggcagagccTCCAGCTAGCACGTGTACCAGCTCATTAGATGAGGAAATGGACTGTGAGCGTTTTGTGGGACCAGAACCAAACATCTCTCATGAATCTGATAGCAAAgatcagaaaggagtaaaacgtagtttaacatcaaccaaggagccacaacagcagattctggctcctgcag tgaacTGA
- the LOC119224428 gene encoding uncharacterized protein LOC119224428, translated as MSSVQCLREFVNQRLSAAAEEIFGVFKRTIVEYQEEIERQRGMLDVILRPEVRLNRIELPQSRVCKQEEVLSDQQLCLQERNPSMDQEDPDPPQIKEEQEELCSSQEGEQLEPKQETDTFTLTPTCEETDHSDDETPFLNPDKRSGPVYIQDMVKPYIPTHTCCSASARLLVPPSLRAQHFDKKTLCCPAPTWWNKLSEDDKTAESQKNGSYL; from the exons ATGTCTTCAGTTCagtgtttgagagagtttgtcaaccagcgactatctgctgctgctgaagaaatattcggagtttttaaaagaaccatcgtcgagtatcaggaagagatcgagcgGCAGCGCGGAATGTTGGATGTTATTTTGAGACCCGAAGTGAGGTTAaacaggatag agctcccacagtcacgtgtctgtaagcaggaggaggttctctctgaccagcagctgtgtctccaggagaggaaccccagcatggaccaagaggacccagatcctccacagattaaagaggaacaggaggaactctgcagcagtcaggagggagagcagcttgaaccgaagcaggagaccgacacctttacgttgactccgacttgtgaggaaactgatcacagtgatgatgagactccgtttttgaatcctgacaaaa gatcgggtccagtctacatccaggacatggtcaaaccctacatcccaacccacacatgctgctctgcatctgccaggctgcttgttcctccctcactgagagcacaACACTTCGACAAGAAGAccctttgctgtcctgctcctacaTGGTGGAACAAGCTCTCTGAAGACGACAAGACCGCCGAGAGCCAAaaaaatggctcttatctataa